One window of the Pyrus communis chromosome 17, drPyrComm1.1, whole genome shotgun sequence genome contains the following:
- the LOC137721704 gene encoding DExH-box ATP-dependent RNA helicase DExH12-like, protein MAQHLGGGAEAHARFKQYEYRANSSLVLTTDSRPRDTHEPTGEPESLWGKIDPKHFGDRAYRGRPPELDDKLKKSKKKKERDPNAEPAPVRQSKKRRLHEESVLTATEEGVYQPKTKETRAAYEAMLSVIQQQLGGQPSSIISGAADEILAVLKNESFKNADKKKEIEKMLNPIPNTVFDQLVSIGRLITDFQDGGDAGGSAVANGDEALDDDVGVAVEFEENEDDDEESDLDMVQEDDEEDDDDVAEPHQSGAMQMGGGIDDDEMQEANEGMGLNVQDIDAYWLQRKISEAYEKQIDPQQCQKLAEEVLKILAEGDDREVETKLLVHLQFDKFSLIKFLCRNRLKIVWCTRLARAEDQDERKKIEEEMLQLGPDLAAIVEQLHATRASAKERQKNLEKSIREEARRLKDESGGDGDRGRRGLVDRDADSGWLKGQAELLDLDSLAQEQSRLLVSKKCVLPDGSYRHPSKGYEEIHVPALKQRPFNPDEKLVNISAMPEWAQPAFKGMTQLNRVQSRVYETALFKADNILLCAPTGAGKTNVAVLTILQQFALNMNKEDGSINHSDYKIVYVAPMKALVAEVVGNLSNRLKDYGVNVRELSGDQTLTRQQIEETQIIVTTPEKWDIITRKSGDRTYTQLVKLLIIDEIHLLHDNRGPVLESIVARTVRQIETTKDHIRLVGLSATLPNYEDVALFLRVDLKKGLFYFDNSYRPVPLSQQYIGIMVRKPLQRFQLMNDLCYEKVVAVAGKHQVLIFVHSRKETAKTARAIRDTALAKDTLGRFLKEDSASREILTTHTDLVKSNDLKDLLPYGFAIHHAGLNRADRQLVEDLFADGHVQVLVSTATLAWGVNLPAHTVIIKGTQIYDPEKGAWTELSPLDVMQMLGRAGRPQYDSYGEGIIITGHNELQYYLSLMNQQLPIESQFISKLADQLNAEIVLGTVQNAREACNWIGYTYLYVRMLRNPTLYGLEADVLSRDITLEERRADLIHSAATILDKNNLIKYDRKSGYFQVTDLGRIASYYYITHGTISTYNEHLKPTMGDIELCRLFSLSEEFKYVTVRQDEKMELAKLLDRVPIPVKESLEEPSAKINVLLQAYISQLKLEGLSLTSDMVYITQSAGRLLRALFEIVLKRGWAQLAEKALNMCKMVNKKMWSVQTPLRQFTGISNDILMKLEKKDLAWDRYYDLSSQELGELIRMPKMGRTLHKFIHQFPKLNLAAHVQPITRTVLRVELTITPDFQWEDKVHGYVEPFWVIVEDNDGEFVLHHEYFLLKKQYIDEDHTLNFTVPIYEPLPPQYFIRVVSDRWLVSQTVLPVSFRHLILPEKYPPPTELLDLQPLPVTALRNPLYEALYQDFKHFNPVQTQVFTVLYNSDDNVLVAAPTGSGKTICAEFAVLRNHQKGSDNVMRVVYIAPIEALAKERYRDWEKKFGKGLNLRVELLTGETATDLKLLEKGQIIISTPEKWDALSRRWKQRKHVQQVSLFIVDELHLIGGQGGPILEVIVSRMRYIASQPENKIRIVALSTSLANAKDLGEWIGASSHGLFNFPPGVRPVPLEIHIQGVDLANFEARMQAMAKPTYTAIVQHAKNGKPALVYVPTRKHVRLTAVDLMTYSNADGGEKPSFLLRSVDDIEPFIERLGDEILKGTLRSGVGYLHEGLSSLDQEVVSQLFEAGWIQVCVMSSSMCWGVPLSAHLVVVMGTQYYDGRENVHTDYPVTDLLQMMGHASRPLLDNSGKCVILCHAPRKEYYKKFLYEAFPVESHLHHYLHDNLNAEVVAGIIENKQDAVDYLTWTFLYRRLTQNPNYYNLQGVTQRHLSDHLSELIENTLSDLEASKCVAIEDDMDLSPLNLGMIASYYYISYTTIERFSSSLTSKTKMKGLLEILTHASEYSQLPIRPGEEEVVRRLINHQRFSFDNPKCTDPHVKANALLQAHFARQPLGGNLALDQREVILSASRLLQAMVDVISSNGWLSLAVLAMEVSQMVTQGMWDRDSMLLQLPHFTKELAKRCQENPGKSIETVFDLVELDDDERRDLLQMSDSQLLDIARFCNRFPNIDMVYEVLDRDNIRAGEEITLLVTLERDLEGRTEVGPVDALRYPKAKEEGWWLVVGDTKTNSLLAIKRVSLQRRVKVKLEFAAPAEPGEKSFILYFMCDSYLGCDQEYDFTLDIKDAAGPDDDSGSE, encoded by the exons GTCTCTATGGGGAAAGATTGACCCCAAGCATTTCGGTGACCGGGCTTACAGGGGAAGGCCGCCGGAGCTCGATGACAAGCTTAAGaagtcgaagaagaagaaggagcgGGACCCGAATGCTGAACCTGCTCCAGTTCGGCAGAGTAAGAAGCGGCGGCTTCATGAAGAGAGCGTGCTCACGGCCACTGAGGAAGGGGTTTATCAGCCTAAGACCAAGGAAACTAGGGCTGCCTATGAGGCTATGCTCAGCGTCATTCAGCAGCAGCTGGGTGGCCAGCCTTCGAGTATCATAAGTGGCGCTGCGGACGAGATTTTGGCCGTTCTTAAGAACGAGAGCTTTAAGAATGCTGATAAGAAAAAGGAGATTGAGAAAATGTTGAATCCTATACCCAACACCGTCTTTGATCAGTTGGTTTCAATTGGGAGGTTGATTACTGACTTCCAAGATGGGGGTGATGCTGGAGGGTCTGCCGTGGCTAATGGTGATGAAGCCTTAGATGATGATGTGGGTGTTGCGGTTGAgtttgaagaaaatgaagatgatgatgaggagAGTGATCTTGATATGGTGCAGGAGGACGACGAAGAGGACGACGATGATGTGGCTGAACCACATCAATCTGGGGCTATGCAAATGGGTGGTGGGATTGATGATGATGAAATGCAGGAAGCAAACGAGGGTATGGGCCTTAATGTTCAGGACATTGATGCTTATTGGCTTCAGAGGAAGATATCTGAAGCTTATGAGAAACAGATTGATCCACAACAATGCCAGAAGCTTGCTGAAGAGGTGCTCAAGATACTTGCTGAAGGTGATGACAGGGAAGTTGAAACCAAGCTGTTGGTTCACCTTCAGTTTGACAAATTCAGCCTTATTAAGTTTCTATGTCGAAACAGGCTGAAGATTGTCTGGTGCACGCGTTTGGCCAGAGCCGAAGACCAAGATGAGAGGAAGAAAATTGAGGAGGAAATGCTGCAGTTGGGTCCAGATTTGGCTGCAATTGTAGAACAGCTGCATGCCACAAGGGCTAGTGCAAAGGAGAGGCAAAAGAACTTGGAGAAGAGTATTAGAGAAGAGGCTCGCAGGTTGAAGGATGAGAGTGGTGGAGATGGAGACAGGGGTAGGAGGGGCCTTGTCGATAGAGATGCTGACAGTGGTTGGTTGAAGGGGCAGGCAGAGCTACTTGATCTTGACAGCCTTGCACAAGAGCAAAGTAGACTTTTGGTGTCGAAGAAGTGCGTGCTTCCAGATGGGTCTTACAGACATCCCAGCAAGGGATATGAAGAAATCCATGTGCCAGCCTTGAAACAGAGACCATTTAATCCTGATGAGAAGCTTGTAAACATATCTGCCATGCCAGAGTGGGCTCAGCCGGCTTTCAAAGGAATGACCCAGTTGAACAGGGTACAGAGTAGAGTCTATGAGACTGCCCTtttcaaagcggacaatatcctgCTATGTGCTCCTACTGGTGCTGGAAAAACTAATGTTGCagtgctcactatacttcagcAGTTTGCGCTGAACATGAACAAGGAGGACGGTTCCATAAACCACAGTGATTATAAGATTGTATATGTTGCGCCTATGAAAGCTCTTGTTGCGGAAGTTGTTGGAAATCTTTCTAATCGTTTGAAGGATTATGGTGTCAATGTGCGGGAGCTAAGTGGTGACCAGACATTGACTCGCCAACAGATTGAAGAAACTCAAATTATTGTGACAACCCCTGAGAAGTGGGATATCATTACCCGAAAGTCAGGAGACCGGACTTACACTCAACTGGTCAAACTTCTTATCATTGATGAAATTCATCTCCTTCATGATAATAGAGGCCCCGTTCTTGAAAGTATTGTTGCTAGAACTGTTAGGCAGATTGAGACCACAAAAGATCATATTCGGTTGGTGGGGTTATCTGCTACTCTCCCTAACTATGAAGATGTGGCATTGTTCTTGCGTGTTGACCTTAAGAAGGGACTGTTTTATTTTGATAACAGTTACAGACCTGTCCCCCTATCTCAACAGTATATTGGAATCATGGTGAGGAAACCATTACAGAGGTTCCAGTTGATGAATGATCTCTGCTATGAGAAGGTCGTAGCTGTAGCTGGAAAACATCAAGTCCTTATCTTTGTCCATTCGAGGAAAGAAACAGCCAAAACAGCTCGTGCTATAAGAGATACTGCACTTGCCAAGGACACCCTTGGCAGGTTTCTTAAAGAAGACAGTGCTAGCCGAGAGATTCTAACTACTCATACAGATTTGGTCAAGAGCAATGATCTCAAAGATCTTCTGCCGTACGGTTTTGCCATTCATCATGCTGGATTGAACAGGGCAGATCGCCAACTGGTTGAGGATCTCTTTGCTGATGGGCACGTACAAGTTTTGGTTTCAACAGCAACACTTGCTTGGGGCGTGAATCTGCCAGCTCACACTGTGATAATCAAGGGGACTCAGATCTATGATCCAGAAAAGGGAGCATGGACTGAACTAAGTCCTTTGGATGTTATGCAGATGTTGGGGCGTGCAGGAAGACCTCAGTACGATTCATATGGAGAAGGGATTATCATTACTGGCCACAATGAGCTTCAGTACTATCTTTCTTTGATGAACCAACAGCTTCCCATTGAAAGTCAATTCATATCCAAATTGGCTGACCAACTTAATGCTGAAATCGTTCTTGGAACTGTTCAAAATGCTAGAGAAGCTTGCAATTGGATAGGATACACTTACCTGTATGTTCGCATGCTACGGAACCCCACACTCTATGGTTTGGAAGCTGATGTTCTCTCCAGAGATATTACATTGGAGGAGAGACGAGCTGATTTG ATCCATTCCGCTGCAACCATCTTGgacaagaataatttgattaagTACGACAGAAAAAGTGGATATTTCCAAGTTACAGACTTGGGTCGCATTGCGAGTTATTACTATATAACTCATGGAACAATATCCACATATAATGAGCATTTGAAGCCTACGATGGGGGATATTGAGCTTTGTCGATTGTTCTCGCTCAGTGAAGAATTTAAGTATGTTACTGTGCGGCAGGATGAAAAGATGGAGTTAGCAAAGCTTTTGGATCGTGTTCCCATTCCGGTGAAGGAAAGCCTGGAAGAGCCCAGTGCCAAGATCAATGTCTTGCTGCAAGCATATATCTCACAGCTGAAGCTTGAGGGGCTTTCATTGACATCAGATATGGTCTACATTACTCAG AGTGCAGGGCGTCTTCTACGAGCTCTTTTTGAGATTGTCTTGAAACGAGGATGGGCTCAACTAGCTGAAAAGGCTTTGAACATGTGTAAGATGGTTAACAAGAAGATGTGGAGTGTCCAAACACCTCTTCGCCAATTCACTGGTATTTCAAATGATATTTTGATGAAGCTGGAGAAGAAGGATTTGGCCTGGGATAGGTATTATGATCTCTCTTCACAGGAGCTAGGGGAGCTTATTCGTATGCCTAAGATGGGAAGAACACTTCATAAGTTCATCCACCAATTCCCCAAATTAAACCTTGCAGCCCATGTGCAGCCGATTACTCGCACTGTATTGAGGGTGGAGCTCACTATAACGCCAGATTTCCAATGGGAGGACAAAGTTCATGGATATGTAGAGCCATTTTGGGTAATAGTGGAGGATAATGATGGCGAGTTTGTCCTTCATCATGAATATTTTCTTCTGAAGAAGCAGTATATTGATGAGGATCATACTTTGAACTTTACAGTGCCAATATATGAGCCTCTTCCGCCTCAGTACTTCATTCGTGTTGTGTCTGATAGGTGGCTTGTGTCCCAGACTGTTTTACCTGTTTCTTTCAGACACCTCATTTTACCTGAAAAGTATCCTCCACCAACAGAGTTATTGGACTTGCAACCACTTCCCGTGACTGCATTAAGGAATCCCTTATATGAAGCTCTGTATCAAGATTTCAAGCATTTCAATCCTGTTCAAACTCAGGTTTTCACTGTTTTGTACAATTCAGATGACAATGTCTTAGTTGCTGCACCAACAGGGAGTGGGAAGACCATATGTGCAGAGTTTGCTGTATTGAGGAATCATCAGAAGGGCTCTGATAATGTCATGCGTGTTGTGTATATTGCACCTATTGAAGCTCTTGCTAAGGAACGTTACCGTGACTGGGAGAAGAAGTTTGGAAAGGGTCTCAATCTGCGAGTTGAATTATTAACAGGGGAAACAGCCACAGACTTAAAACTGCTTGAGAAAGGTCAGATTATCATCAGCACTCCAGAGAAATGGGATGCTTTATCCCGCCGCTGGAAACAGAGAAAGCATGTTCAACAGGTTAGTCTTTTTATTGTAGATGAACTACACTTGATTGGTGGTCAGGGTGGTCCCATCTTGGAGGTAATAGTCTCTAGAATGAGATACATAGCGAGTCAACCTGAGAACAAGATTCGTATTGTGGCTCTGTCAACTTCTCTTGCAAATGCAAAGGATCTTGGAGAATGGATAGGGGCTAGCTCCCATGGCCTTTTCAATTTTCCTCCTGGTGTGCGCCCAGTGCCTCTGGAAATACACATTCAGGGGGTGGATCTGGCTAATTTCGAAGCCAGGATGCAAGCAATGGCAAAACCCACATACACAGCAATTGTCCAGCATGCCAAGAATGGGAAACCAGCTCTTGTTTATGTTCCTACAAGGAAACATGTTCGACTAACGGCTGTGGATCTGATGACCTACTCAAATGCAGACGGTGGGGAGAAACCGTCATTTCTGTTgcggtctgtggatgatattgaGCCTTTCATTGAAAGACTTGGTGATGAAATTTTGAAAGGCACTTTGCGCAGTGGAGTGGGCTACCTGCATGAAGGTTTAAGCAGTTTGGACCAAGAAGTTGTGTCACAGCTGTTTGAAGCTGGGTGGATTCAAGTTTGTGTCATGAGCAGTTCAATGTGCTGGGGAGTGCCGTTGTCAGCCCATTTGGTGGTTGTGATGGGAACTCAGTATTATGATGGCCGGGAAAATGTTCACACTGATTACCCTGTTACTGATCTGTTGCAGATGATGGGTCATGCTAGTCGCCCTCTGCTAGATAATTCTGGGAAATGTGTCATCCTCTGCCACGCGCCTCGTAAAGAATACTACAAGAAGTTCTTGTACGAAGCATTCCCTGTTGAAAGCCATTTGCACCATTATCTACATGATAATCTGAATGCAGAAGTTGTTGCAGGAATAATTGAGAACAAGCAAGATGCTGTCGATTACCTTACATGGACTTTCTTGTACCGGAGGCTCACACAAAATCCCAACTATTACAATCTTCAGGGAGTTACTCAGCGGCATCTTTCTGATCACCTCTCGGAGCTTATTGAAAATACACTGAGCGACTTGGAGGCGAGCAAGTGTGTTGCAATCGAGGATGACATGGACCTTTCTCCTTTGAATCTTGGCATGATAGCTTCATACTATTACATCAGTTATACCACCATTGAGCGTTTCAGTTCATCTTTAACTTCCAAAACAAAGATGAAGGGTCTTCTTGAGATTCTAACTCATGCTTCGGAGTATTCACAACTTCCTATTCGACCAGGGGAGGAAGAGGTAGTTCGGAGGCTAATTAACCACCAGAGGTTTTCCTTTGATAATCCCAAATGCACAGATCCTCATGTTAAAGCAAATGCTCTGCTTCAGGCCCACTTTGCTAGGCAGCCTCTGGGTGGTAACCTAGCTTTGGACCAGCGAGAGGTGATCCTTTCCGCTAGTAGGTTGCTTCAGGCGATGGTTGATGTCATTTCCAGCAATGGCTGGCTAAGCCTGGCTGTCTTAGCCATGGAAGTCAGCCAGATGGTAACTCAGGGCATGTGGGACAGGGACTCGATGCTTCTACAGCTTCCTCACTTCACAAAGGAGTTGGCAAAGAGATGCCAGGAAAATCCAGGAAAGAGTATAGAGACTGTGTTTGATTTGGTTGAGTTGGACGATGATGAAAGGCGCGACCTACTTCAAATGTCAGACTCGCAGCTGCTGGATATTGCACGATTTTGCAACCGCTTTCCCAACATTGATATGGTATATGAGGTGCTTGATAGGGATAACATAAGGGCCGGGGAAGAAATCACTCTGCTAGTTACTCTCGAACGTGACCTTGAAGGGAGGACTGAGGTAGGTCCTGTGGATGCCCTGAGGTATCCCAAGGCAAAAGAAGAGGGCTGGTGGCTTGTGGTCGGCGATACCAAGACAAACTCGTTGCTCGCCATCAAGAGAGTTTCGCTGCAACGGAGGGTCAAGGTGAAGCTCGAGTTTGCTGCTCCTGCCGAACCCGGAGAGAAGAGTTTCATTCTTTATTTCATGTGTGATTCATATTTGGGATGCGATCAGGAATATGATTTCACTCTTGATATTAAAGATGCAGCAGGGCCTGACGACGACAGCGGCAGCGAATGA